One genomic region from Lysobacterales bacterium encodes:
- a CDS encoding EAL domain-containing protein, whose translation MSHWRSGVGRRLALNVVLFSLLVAVCLSALQGFVERRAELRLLETRVAEIMDSSGNALALAVWNLDRDQVELLLKGIASLPDVMRVELEQGDAGWFGDGRPIEIGVATDDKALHWDRSIQYERDGSSRLLARLRISFDLAAIEERLLERALRGMAAQVALSLLIAAFLLWVVNQTVTRHLVRLAELAGSYDLRSAPTSFDIGRPRRGPEDELDRVVSALEGMRRNLEEAYRDLALVNQTLVSDMTARKEAERAAAHMARHDALTGLPNRRLLIERLQVALDVSESTHQQGALLFIDLDNFKQLNDARGHSIGDAVLIEIAHRLSAHLPEGATVARMGGDEFLVLLTGLDEQASLSALRASAEAQRVKLRIAEPVALGGELFRLRASIGIALFPSDGSDIESLIRHADSAMYQAKSEGRNQVRLFQPSLVSQVEQRHAMESDLREALELGQFQLHYQPIVDAQKQLVGAEALLRWTHPRRGRVPPGEFIPLCEESGLIVDVGNWVIGEAVSHLVRWRQLGLLADDQYLSINISPRQFRQSDFVELLAQRLEAAGVAPGQLALEITEGSVIGDSDEALLNLQRLRAAGFRLLIDDFGVGYSSLSYLKRLPVHGIKIDQSFVRDISTDPSDAALVQSLIAIGTHFHLGVIAEGVESEAHFAPLREMGCGHFQGYFFGRPQATEEFEATWLACSRQRV comes from the coding sequence ATGAGCCACTGGCGCTCGGGCGTCGGTCGGCGCTTGGCCTTGAACGTGGTGCTGTTCAGCCTGCTGGTGGCCGTTTGTTTGTCCGCGCTGCAGGGCTTTGTCGAGCGGCGCGCCGAGCTGCGCCTGCTGGAGACCCGCGTCGCCGAGATCATGGACAGCTCCGGCAATGCGCTGGCCCTGGCGGTGTGGAATCTCGATCGCGATCAAGTCGAGCTGCTGCTCAAGGGCATCGCTTCGCTGCCGGACGTGATGCGAGTAGAGCTGGAACAGGGCGATGCGGGCTGGTTCGGTGACGGCCGGCCGATCGAGATCGGCGTCGCCACCGACGACAAGGCGCTGCACTGGGATCGCTCCATCCAGTACGAGCGCGACGGCAGCTCGCGGCTGCTGGCGCGGCTTCGGATCAGCTTCGATCTGGCGGCCATCGAGGAGCGACTGCTGGAGCGGGCACTGCGCGGCATGGCGGCCCAGGTGGCGCTGTCGCTGCTGATCGCCGCCTTTCTGCTGTGGGTGGTGAATCAGACGGTGACTCGGCACCTGGTGCGCCTGGCCGAGCTGGCGGGCAGCTACGACCTGCGAAGCGCGCCGACCAGCTTCGACATCGGCCGCCCGCGGCGCGGGCCTGAGGACGAGCTGGATCGGGTGGTCAGCGCGTTGGAGGGCATGCGCCGCAATCTGGAGGAGGCCTATCGCGATCTGGCCCTGGTGAACCAGACCCTGGTGAGTGACATGACCGCGCGCAAAGAGGCCGAGCGCGCTGCCGCCCACATGGCGCGCCACGATGCCCTGACCGGCCTGCCCAACCGTCGTCTGTTGATCGAGCGGCTGCAGGTGGCCTTGGATGTCTCGGAGTCGACCCACCAGCAGGGCGCCCTGCTCTTCATCGATCTCGACAACTTCAAGCAGCTCAACGACGCTCGCGGCCACTCGATCGGTGATGCCGTCCTGATCGAGATCGCGCATCGCTTGAGCGCGCACCTGCCGGAAGGAGCCACCGTCGCGCGCATGGGTGGCGACGAGTTCCTCGTGCTGCTGACCGGGCTGGACGAACAGGCCAGCCTGTCGGCCTTGCGCGCCTCCGCTGAAGCCCAACGCGTCAAGCTGCGCATCGCCGAACCGGTGGCCCTCGGCGGCGAGCTGTTCCGGCTGCGGGCGAGCATCGGCATCGCGCTGTTTCCCTCCGACGGCAGCGACATCGAGAGCCTGATCCGACACGCCGACAGCGCGATGTACCAGGCCAAGTCTGAAGGCCGCAACCAGGTGCGGCTGTTCCAGCCCAGCCTGGTCTCGCAGGTCGAGCAGCGCCACGCGATGGAATCCGATCTCAGGGAAGCGCTCGAACTGGGGCAGTTCCAGCTGCACTACCAGCCGATCGTCGATGCGCAGAAGCAGCTGGTCGGCGCCGAAGCTCTGCTGCGCTGGACTCACCCCAGGCGCGGGCGTGTCCCGCCGGGGGAATTCATCCCGCTGTGCGAAGAGTCGGGTCTGATCGTCGACGTGGGCAACTGGGTGATCGGCGAAGCCGTCTCGCACCTGGTGCGCTGGCGGCAGCTGGGCCTGCTGGCGGACGACCAGTACCTCAGCATCAACATCAGCCCGCGCCAGTTCCGCCAGAGCGACTTTGTCGAGCTGCTGGCGCAGCGCCTGGAGGCCGCCGGCGTCGCTCCCGGCCAACTGGCGCTGGAGATCACCGAGGGCTCGGTGATCGGTGACTCCGACGAGGCCCTGCTGAACCTGCAGCGGCTGCGTGCCGCCGGCTTCCGTCTGCTGATCGATGACTTCGGCGTGGGCTACTCATCGCTGTCGTACCTCAAGCGACTGCCGGTGCACGGCATCAAGATCGATCAGAGCTTCGTGCGCGATATCAGCACAGACCCCAGCGACGCCGCCCTGGTGCAGTCGCTGATCGCCATTGGCACCCACTTCCATCTCGGTGTGATCGCGGAAGGCGTGGAGTCGGAAGCGCACTTCGCCCCGCTCCGGGAGATGGGCTGCGGCCATTTCCAGGGCTACTTCTTCGGTCGACCGCAGGCGACGGAGGAGTTCGAAGCGACTTGGCTCGCTTGCAGCCGACAGCGCGTTTAG
- a CDS encoding PAS domain-containing protein: MRSVLNRLAVRMGIATLAVFLLVFGLASVYSSRSIRAEFEERNAQQLQALEQRLALTLVEPLWNLDIEFARQITSVELSDPALVSLKLEDAGGQALFELSNPEADPGQNTETRSIEIKREGEPIGRVVLQVGDGPMQIELRNQAREDLLKLGAVGFSIAIALLALLSRLVTGPVSRMVKLLTTLSDPGSSSAARRDADQRVRALQQRYARSHSEIGQLARALGGFVELFARSKAAAEAAQRAEQGLRCAGAPLLLVDVSGRVLLASEAMRRYLTQHPPVATILGLDPVSVDNAVLAPDRTVLPLPAISELAGDHAVDADLGGRVGEITLSPVRDSSGERIGALLQWRDLTEARQRAAQEQRLAGDVARVVAEARAGNLSARIETRDSGFVGALADGVNGLLDGISETFRQIERLHQALAEGQLYARIEARHWTGAFASLRDNANAALISLNTLVTTLRDRVGDSAGRASEIRHATLDLAAAIERQAASLEQTAASMREINEGVSETAGRASEAAQQSSRADQAAVQSARLLGDVLGRMGGLRSTSERMREITQLIDGIAFQTNLLALNAAVEAARAGEAGRGFAVVASEVRELANKTSGNAGDIRRMLEHNDSSIREISGLTEQTHRAIGDLVNAISATRALAEDIAKSTRTQTQSVSQVDAVIQDLDQITQQNAGVAERTSTAAASIDTSAQTAQRLLDEFYTRPPAESR; the protein is encoded by the coding sequence ATGCGCAGTGTTCTAAACCGCCTGGCGGTCCGCATGGGCATCGCGACGCTGGCTGTGTTTCTGCTGGTGTTCGGACTGGCCAGCGTGTATAGCTCACGCAGCATCCGCGCCGAGTTCGAAGAGCGCAACGCGCAGCAGCTGCAGGCGCTGGAGCAGCGCCTGGCGCTCACCCTGGTCGAGCCGCTCTGGAACCTCGACATCGAATTCGCTCGCCAGATCACCTCGGTCGAACTCAGCGACCCGGCCCTGGTATCGCTGAAGCTGGAGGACGCCGGCGGCCAGGCTCTGTTCGAGCTCTCCAACCCTGAGGCCGACCCGGGACAGAACACCGAGACGCGGAGCATCGAGATCAAGCGCGAAGGCGAGCCGATTGGCCGCGTCGTGCTTCAGGTCGGCGATGGGCCGATGCAGATCGAGCTGCGCAACCAGGCCCGCGAGGACCTGCTCAAGCTGGGTGCGGTCGGATTCTCGATCGCCATCGCTCTGCTCGCGCTGCTGAGCCGCTTGGTGACGGGGCCGGTCAGCCGGATGGTCAAGTTGCTCACAACGCTGTCCGACCCCGGTTCGAGCAGCGCTGCACGTCGCGATGCCGATCAACGCGTGCGTGCGCTGCAGCAGCGCTATGCGCGCTCGCACTCGGAGATCGGCCAGCTGGCGCGCGCCCTGGGCGGCTTCGTCGAGCTGTTCGCACGGTCGAAAGCGGCCGCTGAGGCCGCGCAGCGCGCCGAGCAAGGCCTGCGCTGCGCCGGTGCGCCGCTGCTTCTGGTCGATGTGAGTGGCCGCGTGCTGCTGGCCTCGGAGGCGATGCGTCGCTACCTGACCCAGCATCCGCCGGTGGCCACGATCCTCGGTTTGGACCCGGTGAGCGTCGACAACGCGGTGCTCGCGCCCGACCGCACGGTTCTGCCCTTGCCGGCGATCTCCGAGCTTGCTGGGGATCATGCGGTCGATGCGGACTTGGGAGGACGGGTGGGCGAGATCACCCTGAGCCCGGTCCGCGACAGCAGCGGCGAACGCATCGGCGCCCTGCTGCAGTGGCGCGATCTCACCGAAGCGCGCCAGCGCGCCGCGCAGGAGCAGCGTCTGGCCGGCGATGTGGCGCGGGTGGTGGCCGAAGCGCGCGCGGGCAACCTGAGCGCCCGCATCGAGACGCGCGACAGCGGGTTCGTCGGCGCGCTTGCCGATGGGGTCAACGGCCTGCTCGATGGCATCTCGGAAACCTTCCGACAGATCGAGCGGCTGCACCAGGCGCTCGCCGAGGGCCAGCTGTACGCGCGCATCGAAGCTCGCCACTGGACCGGCGCCTTCGCCAGCCTGCGCGACAACGCCAATGCCGCGCTGATCAGCCTCAACACCCTCGTGACGACGCTGCGCGACCGCGTCGGCGACTCGGCCGGCCGCGCCAGCGAGATTCGCCACGCCACCCTGGACCTGGCCGCTGCCATCGAACGCCAGGCGGCTTCGCTCGAACAGACCGCCGCGAGCATGCGCGAGATCAACGAAGGCGTAAGCGAAACCGCGGGCCGCGCTTCCGAGGCCGCGCAGCAGTCGAGCCGCGCCGACCAGGCTGCGGTGCAGAGTGCGCGTCTGCTCGGCGATGTGCTCGGCCGGATGGGCGGGCTGCGCAGCACCAGCGAACGCATGCGCGAGATCACCCAGCTCATCGACGGCATCGCCTTTCAAACCAATCTGCTCGCGCTCAACGCGGCGGTGGAGGCCGCACGTGCCGGCGAGGCGGGACGTGGCTTTGCCGTCGTCGCCAGCGAAGTGCGCGAGCTGGCCAACAAGACCTCGGGCAACGCTGGCGACATCCGCCGGATGCTGGAGCACAACGACAGCAGCATCCGCGAGATCTCCGGCCTGACCGAGCAAACCCACCGGGCCATCGGGGACCTGGTCAACGCGATCAGCGCGACCCGCGCGCTGGCTGAGGACATCGCAAAGTCGACGCGAACGCAGACCCAGAGCGTGAGTCAGGTCGACGCGGTGATCCAGGACCTCGACCAGATCACCCAGCAGAACGCGGGCGTGGCCGAGCGCACCTCCACCGCAGCGGCGAGCATCGACACCTCTGCACAGACCGCGCAGCGCCTGCTGGACGAGTTCTACACCCGCCCGCCCGCGGAAAGCCGCTGA
- a CDS encoding transporter substrate-binding domain-containing protein, producing MLRSFVLALVLSAVSAQAWSQDKVIRLTSLDWPPYSGEKLDQQGASVAVARAAAEAMGYTLEVRFLPWARAVAVASDASSGVVGYFPEYHSEDVAARFLLSDPIGSGPLGFAERRSAPVAWSSLADLKAVAIGTVRDYVNTAEFDGMAAAGELKVEPVNDDATNLRKVAGGRLPLAVIDRNVMGYLLANDPGLKAQASALQFNARLLEDKQLYIAFQRTPAGQEAARVVNEGLKKIDPAAIAAPFFD from the coding sequence ATGTTGCGAAGCTTTGTGTTGGCACTTGTGCTCTCTGCCGTGAGCGCGCAGGCGTGGTCGCAGGACAAGGTCATCCGCCTGACCAGCCTGGACTGGCCGCCCTACTCCGGCGAGAAGCTCGATCAGCAGGGCGCCAGCGTTGCGGTGGCGCGCGCCGCCGCCGAAGCCATGGGCTACACGCTGGAAGTGCGCTTCCTTCCGTGGGCACGCGCCGTGGCGGTGGCTTCGGATGCGAGCAGCGGCGTGGTCGGCTATTTCCCCGAGTACCACTCTGAAGATGTCGCGGCCCGCTTTCTGCTCTCGGATCCCATCGGCTCGGGCCCGCTCGGCTTCGCCGAGCGACGCAGTGCGCCGGTGGCCTGGAGCAGCCTGGCCGACCTCAAGGCCGTGGCCATCGGCACCGTACGCGACTACGTCAACACCGCCGAGTTCGATGGCATGGCCGCCGCCGGCGAGCTCAAGGTCGAGCCCGTCAACGACGATGCGACCAATCTGCGCAAGGTTGCAGGCGGGCGGCTGCCGCTGGCGGTGATCGACCGCAACGTCATGGGCTACCTGCTGGCGAATGATCCCGGCTTGAAGGCCCAGGCCAGTGCGCTGCAGTTCAACGCGCGCCTGCTTGAGGACAAGCAGCTCTACATCGCGTTCCAACGGACGCCTGCCGGCCAGGAGGCCGCGCGGGTCGTCAACGAAGGGCTGAAGAAGATCGACCCCGCTGCCATCGCCGCACCATTCTTCGACTGA
- a CDS encoding NADH:flavin oxidoreductase/NADH oxidase family protein yields the protein MSAIESNPSEPAAPGPGDPLAQPFTLPCGVVLKNRLCKTAMTEGLGDAQLRATPEHARLYAAWGAGGAALNITGNVMVDRFVIERPGNVAIDITHPPSVDAEARARLRTWAEAGTRDGAELWMQISHAGRQSPRYATRQPVGPSAVTLDLLGSYKTPRALEEHEILDIVQRFGAAAKIAQDCGFTGVQVHGAHGYLISSFLSPVTNRREDRWGGSVENRARLLIECVRAVRAQVGAGFPLSVKLNSDDFRKGGFSHADCLKVVELLNAESIDLLEISGGTYEQPRLLGVEGRSEDAVQVRSSTRVREAYFLEYAEAIRRVATMPLMVTGGFRTREGMAAALASGALDVIGIARPFCTHPACARELLSHRIDRLPAFEQQLHLAPRGWASPASPILLMKMINVLGAQGWYYQQMDRIARGRPVDLERGMLRSFLRYWWDDLGRALRLKR from the coding sequence ATGTCTGCCATCGAGTCGAATCCGAGCGAGCCCGCTGCACCCGGCCCAGGCGACCCGCTCGCCCAGCCGTTCACCCTGCCCTGCGGCGTCGTCCTCAAGAACCGCCTGTGCAAGACCGCGATGACCGAAGGCCTCGGCGATGCGCAGCTGCGCGCGACGCCCGAGCACGCGCGCCTGTACGCGGCCTGGGGCGCCGGCGGTGCGGCCCTCAACATCACCGGCAATGTGATGGTCGACCGCTTCGTGATCGAGCGGCCAGGCAATGTGGCGATCGACATCACCCACCCTCCCAGCGTCGATGCGGAAGCCCGGGCGCGCTTGCGCACCTGGGCCGAAGCGGGCACCCGCGACGGCGCCGAGCTGTGGATGCAGATCAGCCACGCGGGGCGTCAGTCGCCGCGCTATGCGACCCGCCAGCCCGTCGGGCCCTCCGCCGTCACGCTGGATCTGCTCGGCAGCTACAAGACCCCGCGCGCGCTCGAAGAGCACGAGATTCTCGACATCGTCCAGCGCTTCGGCGCGGCGGCGAAGATCGCTCAGGACTGCGGCTTCACCGGCGTGCAGGTGCATGGCGCGCACGGCTATCTCATCAGCAGCTTCCTGTCGCCGGTAACCAATCGCCGCGAGGACCGCTGGGGGGGCTCGGTCGAAAACCGCGCGCGCCTGCTGATCGAGTGCGTGCGAGCGGTGCGCGCACAGGTGGGCGCGGGCTTTCCGCTCTCGGTGAAGCTGAACTCCGACGACTTCCGCAAAGGCGGCTTCAGCCACGCCGACTGTCTCAAGGTGGTCGAGCTGCTCAACGCCGAAAGCATCGACCTGCTGGAAATCTCCGGGGGCACCTATGAGCAGCCGCGCCTGCTCGGCGTGGAAGGCCGCAGCGAGGATGCAGTGCAGGTGCGCAGCAGTACGCGCGTGCGCGAGGCGTACTTCCTGGAGTACGCCGAGGCCATCCGTCGCGTGGCGACGATGCCGCTGATGGTGACTGGCGGGTTTCGCACCCGCGAGGGCATGGCGGCGGCACTCGCTTCCGGCGCGCTCGATGTGATCGGCATCGCTCGCCCCTTCTGCACCCACCCGGCGTGCGCGCGTGAGCTGCTCAGCCATCGCATCGACCGCCTGCCGGCCTTCGAGCAGCAGCTGCATCTGGCGCCGCGCGGCTGGGCGTCGCCGGCCAGCCCGATCCTGCTGATGAAGATGATCAATGTGCTCGGCGCGCAGGGCTGGTACTACCAGCAGATGGACCGCATCGCCCGCGGCCGGCCGGTGGACCTCGAACGCGGCATGCTGCGCAGCTTCCTGCGCTACTGGTGGGACGATCTCGGACGGGCGCTGCGCCTCAAGCGTTGA
- a CDS encoding flagellar basal body rod protein yields the protein MSDIASIARSGMAAAQTRLTAAASNIANRESTDFRRFQVDSREQPGGGVSARLLRDAEPQSGDGLSTDLVYSIEARQAFAANVKVLKAQDELLGGLLDTRA from the coding sequence ATGAGCGATATCGCCAGCATTGCCCGCTCCGGCATGGCCGCCGCGCAAACCCGGCTGACCGCGGCGGCCAGCAACATCGCCAACCGCGAGAGCACCGATTTCCGGCGCTTCCAGGTCGACAGCCGAGAGCAGCCCGGGGGCGGCGTCAGCGCTCGTCTGCTGCGCGATGCCGAGCCGCAGAGCGGCGATGGCCTCAGCACCGACCTCGTCTATTCGATCGAAGCGCGCCAGGCCTTTGCCGCCAACGTCAAAGTGCTGAAGGCCCAGGACGAGCTGCTGGGCGGCTTGCTCGATACGCGAGCCTGA
- a CDS encoding PQQ-dependent sugar dehydrogenase has translation MRRVLTEGLNAMSRCLPLALLFAPALAFAQVVPDPPRFESFLTGFGGPIGLTHAGDGSGRLFVNQQTGALRVVRNGALLATPYLNVGVSNPSLQCTYPGDSSPTTVGFTSGGERGLLGVAFHPEFASNGRVFISITDANGDTMLLRYTASNPAADVLSTQDLATCTVVMRADQDFSNHNGGHIAFGPDGYLYFGLGDGGSGGDPCDRGQVLAPANLNGSGDCAVDANFTANGGNADSRALLGKFLRMDVDTTTAVGSGQLCGRPRTAHPAVYGVPTGNPGLTGTLAAACDEVWSYGVRNPWRFSFDRETGDLWMGDVGQGAREEINFEPAGAGGRNYGWRCREGIVLHANCGAPVVAFTEPALDYARTSPQCSVTGGFRYRGPVLAAQGRYYYGDYCSAFIWVAQPTQTGFAHPASEMQDLGSGLTSFGEGEDGELYAIVGNTLNRLNGIRSNPVAVFANGFEATP, from the coding sequence GTGCGCCGCGTCCTGACTGAAGGCCTCAACGCTATGTCGCGCTGCTTACCCCTCGCTTTGCTGTTCGCTCCGGCCCTGGCTTTCGCGCAGGTGGTGCCCGACCCGCCGCGCTTCGAGAGCTTCTTGACCGGCTTCGGCGGTCCCATCGGGCTCACCCACGCCGGGGACGGCAGCGGGCGATTGTTCGTCAATCAGCAGACTGGCGCGCTGCGCGTGGTTCGCAACGGGGCTTTGCTGGCCACGCCCTATCTCAATGTGGGGGTCAGCAATCCCAGCCTGCAGTGCACCTACCCGGGCGACTCCAGCCCGACCACGGTCGGCTTCACCAGCGGCGGCGAACGCGGTCTGCTGGGCGTGGCCTTCCATCCTGAGTTCGCCAGCAACGGCCGCGTCTTCATCAGCATCACCGATGCCAATGGCGACACCATGCTGCTGCGCTACACGGCCTCAAACCCCGCAGCCGATGTGCTGAGCACGCAGGACCTTGCCACTTGCACCGTGGTGATGCGCGCCGACCAGGACTTCAGCAACCACAACGGTGGCCACATCGCCTTCGGGCCTGACGGTTACCTCTACTTCGGGCTGGGCGACGGCGGCAGCGGCGGCGACCCCTGCGATCGCGGCCAGGTGCTGGCGCCGGCCAATCTCAACGGCAGCGGCGACTGTGCGGTCGACGCCAACTTCACCGCCAACGGCGGCAATGCCGATTCCCGCGCGCTGCTCGGCAAGTTCCTGCGGATGGACGTCGACACCACCACCGCCGTGGGCAGCGGGCAGCTCTGTGGTCGTCCGCGCACCGCACATCCGGCCGTCTACGGCGTCCCGACGGGCAATCCCGGCCTGACGGGTACCTTGGCTGCGGCCTGCGACGAGGTCTGGTCCTACGGCGTGCGTAACCCCTGGCGCTTCAGCTTCGATCGCGAGACCGGCGATCTCTGGATGGGCGACGTGGGGCAGGGCGCGCGCGAGGAGATCAACTTCGAACCCGCAGGCGCGGGCGGACGCAACTACGGCTGGCGCTGCCGCGAGGGCATCGTGCTGCACGCCAACTGCGGCGCGCCTGTCGTGGCCTTCACCGAGCCCGCGCTGGACTACGCGCGCACCTCGCCGCAGTGTTCGGTCACCGGCGGCTTCCGCTACCGCGGGCCGGTGCTGGCGGCCCAGGGGCGCTACTACTACGGCGACTACTGCAGCGCCTTCATCTGGGTGGCGCAGCCGACGCAGACCGGCTTCGCCCATCCGGCCAGCGAGATGCAGGACCTGGGCTCGGGCCTCACCAGCTTTGGTGAAGGCGAGGACGGTGAGCTCTACGCCATCGTGGGCAATACGCTCAACCGCTTGAACGGCATCCGCAGCAACCCGGTGGCTGTGTTCGCAAACGGCTTTGAAGCCACCCCGTAG
- a CDS encoding DUF1501 domain-containing protein, whose amino-acid sequence MSRNDRREFLHRALRATAASAAFGSMLGKLELAQAAMPKLLGNDYRALVCIYLHGGNDCFNMVVPRDSNYSVYSARRGGLAVPQNQLLALNPSVAPLGGGQFGLHPQMSGTQQMFNAGRAAIVANVGPLVRPMSKALYQQAGTPRPAQLFSHSDQTVLWQTPRADAADRTGWGGRLADIFAASNSNQVLSMNVSLDGDNVFQTGVQVAPYFMSSQGVEQVSFIQTGAANCADGGQGWNRRRCLAFNALLDQSQTHAFERAYAQKTRRTLQTTDQVVAALATVPANDVLFRPFWDAFGLTWNPSSLPELPRLAAQLLMVARMIRARDTLQMSRQLFYAGLGGFDTHDRQLEDHPGLLRQLSQAVMAFYQVLDNPAMSLGSSVTTFTASEFGRTLSINGDGTDHGWGGHHLVFGGAVQGGRFYGRFPSLAASASNPDDAGWGQVIPTLSADQYAATLARWYGLSDVDRSTIFPNLQHMSGNLVAIEGPNLGFMA is encoded by the coding sequence ATGAGCCGGAACGATCGACGCGAATTCCTCCACCGCGCGCTGCGCGCCACGGCCGCCAGCGCGGCCTTCGGATCGATGCTGGGCAAGCTGGAGCTGGCGCAGGCGGCCATGCCCAAGCTGCTCGGCAACGACTACCGCGCGCTGGTGTGCATCTACCTCCACGGCGGCAACGACTGCTTCAACATGGTCGTCCCGCGCGATTCCAACTACAGCGTCTACTCCGCGCGCCGCGGCGGGCTGGCCGTGCCGCAGAACCAGCTGCTGGCCTTGAACCCCTCGGTGGCGCCCCTGGGCGGCGGCCAGTTCGGTCTGCATCCGCAGATGAGCGGCACCCAGCAGATGTTCAACGCCGGGCGCGCAGCCATCGTCGCCAACGTGGGCCCGCTGGTGCGACCGATGAGCAAGGCCCTGTACCAGCAGGCCGGCACGCCGCGCCCCGCGCAGCTGTTCTCGCACTCCGACCAGACCGTGCTCTGGCAGACCCCGCGGGCCGATGCGGCCGATCGCACCGGCTGGGGCGGTCGGCTTGCCGACATCTTTGCCGCCAGCAACAGCAACCAGGTGCTGTCGATGAACGTGTCGCTGGACGGCGACAACGTGTTCCAGACCGGCGTGCAGGTGGCGCCCTACTTCATGTCCTCGCAGGGGGTGGAGCAGGTCAGCTTCATCCAGACCGGCGCGGCCAACTGCGCCGACGGCGGCCAAGGCTGGAACCGCCGTCGCTGTCTCGCCTTCAACGCGCTGCTCGATCAGTCGCAGACCCACGCGTTCGAGCGTGCCTACGCGCAGAAGACCCGGCGCACCCTGCAGACAACCGACCAGGTGGTCGCAGCGCTGGCGACCGTGCCCGCCAACGATGTGCTGTTCCGGCCGTTCTGGGATGCCTTTGGCCTGACCTGGAACCCGAGCAGCCTGCCCGAGCTGCCGCGGCTGGCGGCGCAGCTGCTGATGGTGGCGCGGATGATCCGCGCCCGCGACACCCTGCAGATGAGCCGGCAGCTGTTCTACGCCGGTCTCGGCGGCTTCGATACGCACGATCGCCAGCTGGAAGATCACCCGGGCCTGCTGCGTCAGCTGTCGCAGGCGGTGATGGCCTTCTACCAGGTGCTGGACAACCCGGCGATGAGCCTGGGCAGCTCTGTTACCACCTTCACCGCTTCGGAGTTCGGCCGCACGCTGTCGATCAATGGCGACGGCACCGATCACGGTTGGGGCGGGCACCATCTCGTGTTTGGCGGAGCGGTGCAGGGCGGTCGCTTCTACGGGCGCTTCCCCAGTCTTGCGGCTTCGGCCAGCAATCCGGACGATGCCGGCTGGGGCCAGGTCATTCCGACGCTGTCCGCGGACCAGTACGCGGCGACGCTGGCGCGCTGGTATGGGCTGTCGGATGTCGATCGTTCGACCATCTTCCCGAACCTGCAGCACATGAGCGGCAACCTGGTTGCCATCGAAGGGCCCAACCTCGGCTTCATGGCTTGA